In a single window of the Salvelinus namaycush isolate Seneca chromosome 18, SaNama_1.0, whole genome shotgun sequence genome:
- the LOC120062990 gene encoding arginine/serine-rich coiled-coil protein 2-like: protein MAASDADSTNLLPLMGSLYTDRRKHTMESSKSPRSSKYHPSRSRSHSRDRKRKSSDKKHRRSRSRSKEAQRRDSEKPSKYHSKQDDLPEQTERGRERLSAENGEERHRRKDKKGRSHSRSHSCDRRHRSRSRDKLRSRSPREKKKRARSRSGSKTKHRRRSKSRERKKKNEKVHRKEKSRSRSVSPQAFRGRNTAMDAQEALARRLERAKKLQEQKEKEMLEKQHQEVPPVPAPLPSDTVVVAAAAATHPVLNVAALLASGTQVTPQIAMAAQMAALQAKTLAETGIAVPSYYNPSAVNPLKFAEQEKKRKKLWQGKKEGDKSQTAELWEKLNFGNKDQNVKFRKLMGIKGEEEGEASKPLNDEGLKTLQQQEEMFHNLDVQYEMARSQTHTQRGMGLGFGSSFSRGMDAI, encoded by the exons ATGGCG GCAAGTGATGCCGACTCGACCAACCTGCTACCCTTGATGGGCTCTCTTTACACGGACAGAAGAAAACACACTATGGAATCATCCAAATCCCCCAGAAGCTCCAAATACCATCCTTCACGATCAAGGTCACACTCCAGGGACCGGAAACGCAAATCAA GTGACAAAAAGCACAGACGAAGTCGGAGCAGGAGCAAAGAG GCACAAAGGAGGGACTCTGAGAAGCCATCAAAATATCACAGCAAGCAGGATGATCTGCCGGAGCAGACTGAGAGGGGCAGGGAGAGACTTTCTGCAGAGAACGGGGAGGAGCGACACCGGCGCAAAGACAAGAAGGGACGGAGCCACTCCAGGTCACACTCATGCGACAG GCGTCATCGCAGCAGAAGTCGGGACAAACTGAGATCGCGTTCCCCgcgggagaagaagaagagggccAGGTCCCGGTCGGGCTCAAAGACCAAACACCGCCGCAGGAGCAAAAGCAG GGAGCGGAAGAAGAAGAATGAGAAAGTGCACAGAAAAGAGAAGAGTCGTAGCAGGTCTGTGAGCCCCCAGGCTTTCCGGGGCAGAAACACTGCCATGGACGCACAAGAGGCCCTGGCCAGAAG GTTGGAAAGGGCAAAGAAACTGCAAGAGCAGAAAGAAAAGGAGATGTTGGAGAAACAGCATCAGGAGGTACCTCCAG TGCCAGCCCCCCTGCCGTCTGACACAGTAGTAGTTGCTGCTGCAGCTGCTACCCACCCTGTCCTCAACGTGGCAGCTCTCCTGGCCTCTGGGACACAGGTCACGCCCCAGATCGCCATGGCAGCGCAGATGGCAGCCCTACAAGCCAAAACCTTAGCAGAGACTGGCATTGCTGTGCCCAGCTATTACAATCCCTCAGCTGTCAACCCCCTGAAGTTTGCAGAACAGGAGAAGAAAAGGAAGAAGCTCTGGCAGGGAAAGAAGGAAGGG GACAAGTCCCAGACAGCTGAGTTGTGGGAGAAGCTGAACTTTGGAAATAAGGACCAAAATGTTAAATTTCGTAAACTGATGGGCATCAAA ggggaagaggaaggtgaGGCCTCAAAGCCACTCAACGACGAAGGCCTGAAGACCCTGCAGCAGCAGGAGGAGATGTTCCATAACCTTGACGTTCAGTACGAGATGGCCAGGTCCCAGACCCACACTCAGAGAGGCATGGGACTAGGCTTTGGCTCTTCATTCTCACGGGGCATGGATGCGATCTAA